The region ACTGGAACGCGGTCGCGAAGAACTTCGGCAGTTAACAGATCGCGGTTTCAACGTTGGTGTAAGGGCCGAACTGCCGGGGGTCCCTCGCGTGGCGGCTACGCGCGCAAACTACGCGCGCTAAGACGCCGCCTGCGAGGGACCCCTCGGCGCGTTCGGCCTCCTGACATCGCGGCAACCGCGAACACGTTGTCCCGCCGCCGTTCGCGCCCGCTTCCAGAATTGTCTTTTGCGCTAGGAACGGAAAGAGCGGGAAACGTGGGCGGTCGCGAGGGGCTACACGGGCCTGGTTGTGCGCCGTCCGATCGGCGATGCCTGGGCGGTCGAGCGAGCCGGGTGCCGTTCGCAGGACCGTCTTAGCGAGCGCAGTTTGCGAGCGTAGGTCCAGCGAACGGTCATCCGGCTCGCTCAACCGCCGCGGAACGACTATCGAGCGGCTTCGCCTTCCAGATATGTGTAGCCCTCGAGCCCGGCCACGTAATCGGCGATGAAGGTGTTGGCTTCTTCGCGGGTTATGCTCGTCGCGGCGCCTACTTTTCGGCGGAATGTCGCCAGTAGATCCGGCGCGCGGAACTGCACGTAGGCGAGCACCTCGGTCACCGTGTCGCCGTGCACGAGGTCGGTGATCTCGTACCCGTCAGTGGACAGCTCCACGTGCACCGCGTTCGTGTCGCCGAACAGGTTGTGGAGATCGCCCAGGATCTCCTGGTACGCGCCCGTGAGAAAGATCCCCAGGATGTACTGCTCGTTGTCGTCGAAGGTGTGCAGCTCGAGGCTGGGCCGCGGATCGCGCGAGCCCACGAACCGGTCGATCTTACCGTCCGAGTCGCACGTCACGTCCTGAATCGTCCCGCGCCGCGTCGGCTCCTCGTTCAGCCGGTGGATCGGCATGATCGGGAAGAGCTGGTCGATCGCCCAGCTGTCCGGCAGCGACTGGAAGAGGGAGAAGTTGCAGAAGTACCGGTCCACCAGCGTCGCCTCGACGTCATCGATGATGTCCTGATACTCCTCGACGTCGCGCTGGGCGATGCGCGCGACCGCGTTGACCGTCGCGAGATACAGCTGCTCGGCCATCGCCCGGCCGCGAAGCGAGAGCACGCCGCTGTTGAACAGCTCCTGCGCGCGCTCCTTGGCGAAGATCGCGTCGTGGTACACCTCGCGCGCGCGCCGCTTGCTCACGCGCTTGAGCTCCGCCGCCATGTCGTGCAGCAGCGGATGGTCGTCCTTCTTCAACTCCGGAATCGCGACGTCGCCCTGCGACTCCACCTCGATCACGCTCAGCAGCAGCAGCGAATGGTGCGCGGTCAGCGCCCGGCCCGACTCGCTGATGATGTGCGGCATGTCCAGCCCGCCGCGCCGGCACGTCTCCGCCAGCGTGTACACGACGTCGTTGGCGTACTCCTGAATCGAGTAGTTGACGCTTGCGTGCGCCGTGGAGTTCGTGCCGTCGTAATCGACGCCGAGCCCGCCGCCGACGTCCACGTGGGTGAGCTTGAGACCCATGCCGCACAGCTCGGCGTAGAAGCGGCTGGCCTCCTGGAGCCCGGCCTTGATGTAATGGATGTCGGTGATCTGGCTGCCGAGGTGGAAGTGGATCAGCTTGATCACGTCGAGCCGGTCCAGCTCGGTGAGACGGTCGATCAGCTTCACCAGCTGCGCGGTGGTCAGACCGAACTTCGATTTCTCGCCGCCGCTCCGCGCCCACCGGCCCGCGCCTTCCGCGTACAGCTTGATCCTGACCCCGGCGGTGGGATTCACGCCCATCTCGTCGGCGACCTTGAGCAGCACCTCGAGCTCGCTCACCTGCTCCAGCACGATGAAGACCTGGTGTCCGAGCTTCTGCGCCATCAGCGCGAGCCGCATGAACTCCTCGTCCTTGTAGCCATTGCACACGATCAGATGATCGGTGTGCGTCGCCAGGCCGAGGATCGCCTGCAGCTCCGGCTTGCTCCCGCACTCGAGCCCGATTCCGTCCTCGTGCCCGAACTCGACGATCTCCTCGATGACGTGCCGCTGCTGGTTGACCTTGATCGGGTACACGGTCGTGTACGGGCCGGCATACGAGAACTCCCTGATCGCCTCCGCGAAGCTCCGCGACAGCAGCCGGATGCGGGAGCGCAGAATGTCGGAGAAGCGCAGCAGCAAGGGCATGCCGATGCCCTGCGCTTCCAGATCCAAAGCGAGCTCGTACAGGTTCAGCTCGCGCGCGGGCGAAGACGCGTCCGGGCGCACAACTACGTGGCCCTGGTCGTTGATCTCGAAGTACCCGCCCCCCCATCCCCCGACGTTGTAGAGAACGCGGGAGTCGTCGACGGTCCAGGTGGGCGGGGCTTCGGTGTCCATCGCTTTACTTGCTGTAGCCATGGGCGGATTCTAACTGGTTCAAAATGAGCTGTTGGCTATTGGCTATTGGCTTTTTGTACCGGCGAAACAGCAGCAGCGGCAGCGGCAGGCTGTTCGCTAACAGCCAATAGCCAACAGCCAATAGCGCCGTTACGGATAAAGCGTCTCGACCTTCCATCCTCCGCCTTCGCGAGTGTAGCGCGTGCGGTCATGCAGCCGGTTCGCCCTGTTCCGCCAGAACTCGATCCTCTCCGGATGCACGCGGAAACCGGACCAGAACTCCGGGCGGGGCACGGCCCGTCCCTCGAACTCCCGCTCGTACCGCGCGACCCGCGCGTCCAGCTCGCCCGCCGGCTCGATCGCTTCGCTCTGTCTCGACGCCCAGGCGCCGATCTGGCTGCCGCGCGGGCGCGAGGCGAAGTATTCGTCGGCCTCCTCGTCGCTCACCTGCGTCACCTTCCCGTCGATCCTGATCTGCAGGTCCAGCGCCGACCAGTAGAAGCACAGCGCCGCGCGCGGCCTGGCGCGCAGGTCACGCCCCTTCCGGCTCGCCAGGTTGGTGTAGAACACGAATCCACTCTCGTCCACGCCTTTCAGCAGCACGATCCGCAGCGTCGGCGCTCCGTCCGCGCCCACCGTCGCCAGGCTCATCGCGCTCGGCTCCGGCAGCAGCGCGCGGTCGGTACGCTGCGCGCGCGCGAACGCGTCCTGGAAGATCGCGATCGGGTCCGTCAACGCTTCCGTCACTCGTCAGTACCTCGGCACCGACGGATCGACTTCCACGGACCAGCGCGATATCCCGCCCGCCAGGTTCGCCACCCTGGCGAAGCCCGCGCCCGCGAGCTGGGTCGCGGCCGCCATGCTCCGCATCCCCGACTTGCAGTACACGATCATCTCCCGCCGCGGGTCGAGAGAATGCATCTCATCCGGAAGAGTGCCGAGTGGGACGTGCCGCGCGCCGGGCAGCCGCGCGATGGCCCACTCGTACGGCTCCCGCACGTCGAGCAGCTCGAAGTCGTCGCCGCGCGCGATGCGCTCGGCCAGCTCCGCGGGAGTTATCTCTCCGACCGCCGAGCCCCGCTCTTCGGCCGGCGCGGCGGAGGCGGCGCCGCACCACGCCTCGTAATCCACGAGCTCGCGGATCTCGCGCGTGCCGCACATCGGACACGCCGGATCGCGGTGCACCTCCATTGTGCGAAAACGCATCGCCAGGGCGTCGAACAGCAGCAGGCGGCCCACGAGCGGCGACCCGGCCCCCGTGATCAGCTTGATGGTCTCCGACGCCTGTATGCTCCCCATGATCCCCGGGACCACGCCGAGCACGCCGGCCTCCGCGCAATTGGGGATCAGTCCCGGCGGGGGCGGATCGCGGAAGAGACAGCGATAGCAGGGGCCGTCCGGCGCGGCGAACACGGACGCCTGCCCCTCGAAGCGCAGCACGCTCGCGTACACGTTCGTCTTGCCGAGCAGTACCGCCGTGTCGTTCACCAGGTAGCGCGTGGCAAAGTTGTCCGTGCCGTCCACGATGATGTCGTAATCGCCGGCGATCTCGAGCGCGTTGTGCGAGGTCAGCCGCGTGTCGTACGTCTCGACGTGCACGTGCGGATTCGCCGCGCGTACGCGCGCCGCGGCGGCTTGCGTCTTCGAGCCCCCGACGTCGGCGTCCGTGTACAGGATCTGCCGGTGCAGGTTGGTGACGTCCACCGGATCGAAATCCACCAGTCCTATCGTGCCCACTCCGGCGGACGCCAGGTACAGCAGCGCCGGCGAGCCGAGGCCGCCCGCCCCCACGACCAGAACGCGGGCGCGCTTGAGCTTCCGCTGGCCGTCGATGCCGACGGACGGCAGCGACAGCTGGCGGCTGTAGCGCTCGAGCTCCTGCTGCGACAGATCGGACAGGCTCCCTGCTGTCATCCGGCTCCGCTGGTTGGTGACTAGTGACTGGTGACTAGTGACTGGTGACTAGTGACTGGTGATTCGTAATTGCAGGCCCTGACCCTGTAGCTGCTACTTTCCGTCTTGAACTAGTCACTAGTCACTAGTCACCAGTCACTAACTAATATCCACTCCTTCCGCCCGTGACGCACCCGCCGACAGGCGGATTCATACCGCCGACCCGACCCGACACCCGCGACACGACGTGGCGCGAGCGGCTGGAGGCGCTGCGATACGTGCCGGCGCTCGCCAAGCTGGTGTGGGAGAGCCATCGCGGGCTCGCCTTCGCGATGGCGTCGCTCCGGATCGCGCGCGGCTTCGTCCCGATCCTCACGTTCTGGATCGGCAAGCTGATCATCGACTCCGTACTCGAGGCGCGCGCGGGACGGGGCGACTTCGGCGACGTCTGGCGCTATCTCGCGATGGAGCTCGCGGTGGTCGTCACGGGCGAAGTCCTCGCGCGGGCATCCTCCCTGGTCGAGAGCCTGCTCGGCGACCTCTTCTCGAACAGGATGAGCGTGCGGCTGATGCAGCACGCCGCCACGCTCGATCTCGCGCAGTTCGAGGACCCCGGCTTCTACGATCATCTCGAGCGCGCCCGGCGGCAGACCGTCGGCCGCATCGCGCTGCTCACGCAGCTGCTCGCGATCGGCCAGGACCTGATCACGCTGCTCACTGTCGGCGCCGCGCTGGTCGCGTACAACCCGCTGCTCCTGCTGCTGCTCGCGGCCGCGATCGTCCCGAGCTTCCTCGGCGAGACGCACTTCGCGTCCCTCGGCTACTCGCTGCTGTTTCGCTGGACGCCGGAGCGGCGCCAGCTCGACTACATCCGCTACGTGGGCGCGAGCGACGCGACGGCGAAGGAAGTGCAGATGTTCGGGCTCGCGTCGTGGCTGACCGACAGGTACCGCACGCTGGCGCAGCGCTTCTACGAGGAGAATCGGAAGCTCTCGATCAGGCGGGGAATCGTGAGTACGCTGCTCTCGATTCTGGGCACTATCGGGTACTACGCTGCGTACGTGATCATCGTGCTCCGCGCGGTCCGCGGGGAAATCACGATCGGCGATCTTACTTTCCTCGCCGCGTCGTTCGCGCGCGGGCGCGACGTCATCCAGGCGGTGCTGCTGGCGGCGAGCGCGGTGTACGAGCAGGCGCTCTTCCTCCGCGACCTGTTCGTCTTCCTCGACATGAAGCCGACGATCACGTCGGGGCCGGCAGCGCTGCCGGTACCGCGCCCGGTTCGCGACGGCTTCGTGTTCGAGGGCGTTTCATTCCGATATCCCGGGAGCGAGCGCTGGGCCGTGCGCGATCTCAACTTCACGTTAAATCCCGGCGAGCGGCTGGCGCTCGTCGGTGAGAACGGCGCGGGCAAGACGACCATAACGAAGCTGATCGCGCGGCTGTACGATCCGACCGAGGGACGGATTCTCCTCGACGGGCGCGACCTGCGGGAGTACGACCTTGCGTCGGTGCGGAACGCAATCGGCGTGATCTTCCAGGACTTCGTGCGCTACGACCTGCGCTTCGACGAGAACATAGGCGTCGGCGAGATCGAGTCGGTTCGCGGCGGGCTGGAGAACGGCGACGAGATCCCGGAAAGCATCCGCGCGGCGGCCGACAAGTCACTCGCCTCGAGCCTGCTCCCGCGCTTTCCCAAGGGCTACAAGCAGATGCTCGGCCGCCGCTTCGAGCAGGGAGTGAATCTGTCCGGCGGCGAATGGCAGAAGATCGCTTTGGCACGCGCCTACATGCGCGACGCGCAGGTGCTCATTCTCGACGAGCCGACCGCCGCGCTCGACGCGCGCGCCGAGTATGAGGTCTTTCTCCGCTTCTCGGAGCTCGTCGCGGGAAGAATGGCGATCCTGATCTCACACCGCTTCTCGACGGTGCGGATGGCCGACCGGATCATCGTCCTCAGCAACGGCGCCGTCGAGGACGAGGGGACGCATCAGGAGCTGGTCGCGCGAGGCGGGCTGTACGAGGAGCTGTTCAGGATGCAGGCGGCGGGGTACAAGTGACTATTTCACCGCCGCCACCGAGATGTCGATCTTGACCTCGTCCCCTATCAGCCATCCACCGGCCTCGACCACGCGATTCCACGCGAGCCCGAAGTCCTTCCGGTTGATCGTCGTCGACGCCTCGAAGCCGGCGCGCGTGCGGCCGCGCTCCTGCGCGGTTCCGGTGAGCTGACCCTCGAGCACCACCGGCCGCGTCACACCGCGAATGGTCAGATCACCCGTCATGCGCAGCCTGTCGCCGCTGCGCTCGATCCTGGTGCTATTGAACGTGATCGTCGGATACGTCTCGACCTCGAAATGATCCTTCCCGCGCAGGTCCGCGTCGCGCC is a window of Gemmatimonadaceae bacterium DNA encoding:
- the speA gene encoding biosynthetic arginine decarboxylase, whose protein sequence is MATASKAMDTEAPPTWTVDDSRVLYNVGGWGGGYFEINDQGHVVVRPDASSPARELNLYELALDLEAQGIGMPLLLRFSDILRSRIRLLSRSFAEAIREFSYAGPYTTVYPIKVNQQRHVIEEIVEFGHEDGIGLECGSKPELQAILGLATHTDHLIVCNGYKDEEFMRLALMAQKLGHQVFIVLEQVSELEVLLKVADEMGVNPTAGVRIKLYAEGAGRWARSGGEKSKFGLTTAQLVKLIDRLTELDRLDVIKLIHFHLGSQITDIHYIKAGLQEASRFYAELCGMGLKLTHVDVGGGLGVDYDGTNSTAHASVNYSIQEYANDVVYTLAETCRRGGLDMPHIISESGRALTAHHSLLLLSVIEVESQGDVAIPELKKDDHPLLHDMAAELKRVSKRRAREVYHDAIFAKERAQELFNSGVLSLRGRAMAEQLYLATVNAVARIAQRDVEEYQDIIDDVEATLVDRYFCNFSLFQSLPDSWAIDQLFPIMPIHRLNEEPTRRGTIQDVTCDSDGKIDRFVGSRDPRPSLELHTFDDNEQYILGIFLTGAYQEILGDLHNLFGDTNAVHVELSTDGYEITDLVHGDTVTEVLAYVQFRAPDLLATFRRKVGAATSITREEANTFIADYVAGLEGYTYLEGEAAR
- the pdxH gene encoding pyridoxamine 5'-phosphate oxidase, which encodes MTEALTDPIAIFQDAFARAQRTDRALLPEPSAMSLATVGADGAPTLRIVLLKGVDESGFVFYTNLASRKGRDLRARPRAALCFYWSALDLQIRIDGKVTQVSDEEADEYFASRPRGSQIGAWASRQSEAIEPAGELDARVARYEREFEGRAVPRPEFWSGFRVHPERIEFWRNRANRLHDRTRYTREGGGWKVETLYP
- the moeB gene encoding molybdopterin-synthase adenylyltransferase MoeB; the protein is MTAGSLSDLSQQELERYSRQLSLPSVGIDGQRKLKRARVLVVGAGGLGSPALLYLASAGVGTIGLVDFDPVDVTNLHRQILYTDADVGGSKTQAAAARVRAANPHVHVETYDTRLTSHNALEIAGDYDIIVDGTDNFATRYLVNDTAVLLGKTNVYASVLRFEGQASVFAAPDGPCYRCLFRDPPPPGLIPNCAEAGVLGVVPGIMGSIQASETIKLITGAGSPLVGRLLLFDALAMRFRTMEVHRDPACPMCGTREIRELVDYEAWCGAASAAPAEERGSAVGEITPAELAERIARGDDFELLDVREPYEWAIARLPGARHVPLGTLPDEMHSLDPRREMIVYCKSGMRSMAAATQLAGAGFARVANLAGGISRWSVEVDPSVPRY
- a CDS encoding ABC transporter ATP-binding protein, with protein sequence MTHPPTGGFIPPTRPDTRDTTWRERLEALRYVPALAKLVWESHRGLAFAMASLRIARGFVPILTFWIGKLIIDSVLEARAGRGDFGDVWRYLAMELAVVVTGEVLARASSLVESLLGDLFSNRMSVRLMQHAATLDLAQFEDPGFYDHLERARRQTVGRIALLTQLLAIGQDLITLLTVGAALVAYNPLLLLLLAAAIVPSFLGETHFASLGYSLLFRWTPERRQLDYIRYVGASDATAKEVQMFGLASWLTDRYRTLAQRFYEENRKLSIRRGIVSTLLSILGTIGYYAAYVIIVLRAVRGEITIGDLTFLAASFARGRDVIQAVLLAASAVYEQALFLRDLFVFLDMKPTITSGPAALPVPRPVRDGFVFEGVSFRYPGSERWAVRDLNFTLNPGERLALVGENGAGKTTITKLIARLYDPTEGRILLDGRDLREYDLASVRNAIGVIFQDFVRYDLRFDENIGVGEIESVRGGLENGDEIPESIRAAADKSLASSLLPRFPKGYKQMLGRRFEQGVNLSGGEWQKIALARAYMRDAQVLILDEPTAALDARAEYEVFLRFSELVAGRMAILISHRFSTVRMADRIIVLSNGAVEDEGTHQELVARGGLYEELFRMQAAGYK
- a CDS encoding YceI family protein, giving the protein MKMPRYALTALLIGLATPALAQNPAGAPAQAAAAGWRIDRGHSELTFSIRHMVSRVRGQFNNWSGTITGDLTDWESAIVDVTIDASSIDTNHERRDADLRGKDHFEVETYPTITFNSTRIERSGDRLRMTGDLTIRGVTRPVVLEGQLTGTAQERGRTRAGFEASTTINRKDFGLAWNRVVEAGGWLIGDEVKIDISVAAVK